The proteins below come from a single Malus sylvestris chromosome 3, drMalSylv7.2, whole genome shotgun sequence genomic window:
- the LOC126614291 gene encoding protein FAF-like, chloroplastic, protein MGSLSKSVTSSPSSDFMKNNMEQEVVTEKRGIVAILSPSDSERTKAASLRRTLSADMSSKRWLAQHGFSPMKKIASSEELCASVDIRDDSSSSSEDVGHYQDQRKAKFHIWSSIDEQAQKQKTKTEAAKQQPGQADLWSSIVCQKANEEEASKAAPYVHPLVKKQSSSLTKKSLEVCTESLGSETGSEGFASYPTSETGDVEIVEKETEVEQAAVQQQQEEKEKPQLSQAFDGNEFRVVKYNSAASKKLPSVRSFPPPLPSLSGCDGESVCMRTRRDNGRLVLEAVSMPSLNNFRAQRQDGRLVLTFLNSTSSSCEVPKFEEVANEEEKIREEEFEENVNFEEGEKEKESEKSDGDGDDVDEDEEEESDEFEKARKENGIRRIEIVMEEAPRVLTSRVTNVHRLALMMNKPIGLDNKAHGWTNKFNEVVKYGGVQEEVEVVETTTISRSLPPLPGRVARMIPKPPATTKTAAAAASFNAYEYHWRTNPTTTAALKPLPPPTSQSLKSNGFMSQNQLANEQQQLLVLRGNKGDQLVTFSKGCKEPRIRSLLFWEPYCIATS, encoded by the coding sequence ATGGGTTCTCTCAGCAAAAGCGTAACCAGCTCGCCATCTTCTGATTTCATGAAGAACAATATGGAGCAAGAAGTGGTCACTGAGAAGCGAGGGATCGTAGCCATTCTCAGCCCGTCCGACTCCGAAAGAACCAAAGCCGCTTCCTTGCGACGAACACTGTCCGCGGACATGTCGTCCAAAAGATGGCTGGCTCAACACGGTTTCTCTCCCATGAAGAAGATTGCGTCATCCGAAGAACTCTGTGCCTCCGTAGACATTCGGGACGACTCATCTTCATCGTCCGAAGATGTAGGTCATTACCAAGATCAAAGGAAGGCCAAATTCCATATTTGGAGCTCAATTGATGAGCAAGCTCAGAAgcaaaaaaccaaaaccgaGGCTGCAAAGCAGCAGCCGGGACAAGCCGATCTTTGGAGCTCGATTGTATGTCAAAAGGCCAACGAAGAAGAGGCGAGCAAAGCGGCACCTTATGTTCATCCTCTTGTGAAGAAACAATCGAGCTCTTTGACTAAAAAGAGTCTTGAAGTCTGCACTGAAAGTCTCGGATCCGAGACTGGCTCTGAAGGGTTTGCTTCATACCCTACTTCGGAGACCGGTGACGTAGAAATAGTGGAGAAAGAGACGGAAGTAGAGCAAGCCGCAGTTCAACAAcagcaagaagaaaaagagaagccTCAGCTGTCACAAGCATTTGATGGGAATGAATTTCGGGTTGTCAAGTACAACTCTGCTGCTAGTAAGAAATTGCCTTCCGTTCGATCTTTCCCTCCACCTCTTCCGTCTTTATCAGGATGTGACGGGGAATCTGTTTGCATGAGGACTCGTCGCGACAATGGGCGACTAGTCCTTGAAGCGGTGTCTATGCCTTCCCTGAACAACTTCCGTGCTCAACGCCAAGATGGTCGCCTTGTCCTCACATTTCTCAATTCTACTTCGAGCTCTTGCGAGGTGCCTAAGTTTGAAGAGGTTGCTAATGAAGAAGAGAAAATTAGAGAGGAAGAATTTGAGGAAAATGTGAACTTTGAGGAAggagagaaggaaaaagaaagcgaaaaaagtgatggtgatggtgatgatgttgatgaggatgaggaggaagaaagTGATGAGTTTGAGAAAgccagaaaagaaaatggaatcAGAAGAATAGAAATTGTGATGGAGGAAGCACCAAGAGTACTAACAAGTAGAGTGACAAATGTTCACAGGTTAGCACTAATGATGAATAAGCCAATTGGGTTAGACAATAAGGCTCATGGGTGGACTAACAAGTTCAATGAAGTAGTGAAATATGGAGGGGTTCAAGAGGAGGTCGAAGTGGTTGAGACAACCACAATTTCAAGGTCACTCCCTCCACTGCCTGGTCGTGTCGCTCGAATGATACCTAAGCCACCGGCCACCACAaaaacagcagcagcagcagcctcTTTCAACGCTTACGAGTACCATTGGCGCACCAATCCCACAACAACTGCCGCTCTTAAACCTCTTCCGCCGCCAACGTCGCAGTCCCTCAAAAGTAATGGCTTTATGTCCCAGAATCAGTTGGCAAATGAGCAGCAACAATTGCTGGTTTTGAGAGGGAACAAAGGGGATCAATTGGTTACTTTTTCAAAGGGTTGCAAAGAGCCTAGAATAAGATCTCTTCTATTTTGGGAGCCTTATTGCATTGCCACCTCTTGA